The DNA sequence CAGTTAACTTACCAAAAACTCACGAGATGGTTCAAATATaacttatatttaaaaaaaattatcaattatatatagtatctatctatcaattataatttatattttttcataattatatataaaatgatgTGTATGTTATTATTACTGtaaattaaaagtataaaatttataatatattattaatttaaataattataataagtaATATATAATCAAATCAGCTTACAAATCCATGAATTAAACTTATCTAATAAGCTTAAATTCGAGTCATTTGATATATGAACTCAAATTTAGATTTAAACATAGCTAACAATCTCGTAAATTCAGCTTATTGAATTATTAACTATTTGAACTCAAACTAACTCATAAATCGACTTAAACTCTCTAGTCATAGAGTTGGATATATGATAATTATCtctttattttatcatttaataaaTCTCTTTAattgaagatttttttttctattaaaaaataaatgccCCTAAAATCAAGTTGTTAAGCGCTTAGCCAATGTTCATAGCacctaggggtgttcaaaaccgatccaatTCGAACAAAACTGACCAACCAAATCGAAAAAATCGATAACCAAACAaaccgaaaataaaaaaaactgaaaaaatggTATTTTGTAGTTTTTTGTGGTTTGGTTCAGTTTTCGATTTTGATTTGAAAAGtcctaaccgaaccgaaccgaaccggtttACTAAAAAAACCTATATAAAATCCAAACCCCCACCCCCTTCCAGTCAGATACAGCCGCCCTCATCAACCCTAACTTTCTCCTCTCCCCCACTCACAACTCTCTTTTTTCACACTGTCGAAAATTCCACATCCCACCCTCACACGCCGTCGTCCTCTAAGCCCCTGACGTCGCTGGACAGCACCCTCGCGGTGGCCTTCCTCGTCGTGCTTCCCTCTTCTCGGCGTGACCCTTTCTCTCCTTCCCTTCCTCATCGCGATTCCCTCTCCTCGGCGCCGCCCTTCCTCCACGCACAGCAGCCACCATCTCCTCCATGCACAGCAGCTGCCGTCTCCTCCCATCGTCTTCCTCCCGTTGTCCTCCTCACGCCGTCCTCCATGCCGTCGTTTTCAAGAATGGTCCGTAGCTTCTTCTCTGTAGTTCAGAGTGTCGTCGTCTTCATTGTTTGCTGGCGCTTCGCATCTCTGATTTGCAATCCTAAATTTGTTGGATCTGACTATTTGCTGTTGTTTTGTTTTTGGGTTTAGATCTGATAATTGTATACATTCTGatttgttattttgatttttagcTTTGATTACTGATTATTTGTTCTTGGTTGTGAGTTTTGTTTAGGGTTTTGGATCTgattacttctttattttgaTTGTATGTTCTGTTCTGAGTTTTGCTTAGGATTTTAGATCTGattactttttcttttagttgtgaTTACTGATCAtctgttattttagttttttattatttgttcttgaTTTGAGTTCTGCTCTGACATTTGATTTTAGGATATGGATAGAAGTTTAGAacggaatttttttttgaattatttgaaaAATCGAAAAATCAAACCGATTGGTTTGGTTTGATTTGGTTggtattgataaaaaaattgaaccaaaccgaaccgaaaaataaatataaaattgaatcggatgactttttctcaaataatcgaACCAAACCGTACTGCGAACACCCCTAATAGCACCATATCCGTCATTGTGCAGAACAGTTAAAATACTCAATTATTTGTACAGTCCATATTCACTGATTATTCGTGGTAAGTTAAGTGTCTAAAATTAAGACAtcgaaacaaaaaatcaaattccATTACGGTAGTGATTGGTCCCCTTTTGGggtaattaagtaattaaccaTTACAAGTTTACATCGTAGAGAACAGTTGATCACAATTCACATTAGAAAAAGTTTAgggcagcaactttgttaaattttggtcagcatataaccagcaaagaaaagtgagtcattagatgaaatctcacaccaatctcacaccattaaagctATCATTAATAACTATTTGAtgattacaaatcacaaaaattgctgcctCCTAATATTCCTCTTCACATTATTGTGACACTTGCGAGTAATAATAATGTTTAAACCCTACAAGGCACGCTTATTAATTAATTCACACGGCCACACCCAAACATCCAAACAATACAAAAGAAAAGATAGATTAATATCTTACCAAAACAAAGACAAAGAAtacaaaacattaaaaaaaaaactaaaacagtTAGTTACAAAGCTCACGGGCTATCCCAACCTTGTTATTAATTGTATCAAACAAGATCCTAAGATTCTGTTGCTGCAAGTTGGCAATCACGTTCAGCACAGAGTTCACATTACTCGGAGCCGCCGCCATTGCAAGGCAAGCTAGCGACCCAGCGCTACTATGTATCAAGCTGTTCTCCAATGGAAGCTTCAGGTCCAACCCCGTGAAGTGAAGCGTCACCGTTGGCGCCAAGTTCTCGTACGTCTTCACGAAACACGTGTCAAACGCTCCCAGGCTCGAGAACGTTCCACCAACCTGCTTCCTGAACTCGTCTCTCACCGCATTGTACACCGGCTCAACGAACCGGGTTATCACCGTTCCGGAATCAATGATGGTTCCGGAACCGGTGTTCGGGTCGAAAGCCAGGTACTCTGAGGGGACAGGGACGAGAACCTTTCCCACGCTTATTCCGGTGAGGTTCACATAGTAGAGGGAAGGCCTGTGAGGGTTTCGGAGAAGTGGGGTTGTACGGATACTCTTGGGCTGCCCCACGGGCCCAAGCTTGAGCGACCCTGAGAAGTAGTACGATTTGAAGCTGGGAAGGCAGTAGGAGAAGACACCTGAGTAGAGCCCGCCGGATTGCGAAAGTAAAGACAAAGGCCCACGGCCCAGGCCCAGAAGCCCTTGGGCCGGAATGGACTCGCCGGAGATTGCGTTAACGCAGCCGAATGAGTAGCCCGGGACTACGTCACTGGCTAATCTGAGTGAATCTTGGACGAGCGTGGCGGAAAATGTGGAGCCCGCGTAGGATTGGTTGAAAGCACACGCGCCTGCGCCCGTGGAGGGACACTGAAGCCCACGGACCTGGCCACATTGCGGGACTGAGCAGTCCAATGGGCCGTAACTTGTGGAGTCTTTGGGGGAGAATGTGGTGGCGGAGCAGCCCACGCAACCAGAGCACGGGACGAAGGCCTCGTCAGTGCTGGTGTCCAAGACCATGAACATGAGCTGGCCCGGGGTTCCGATCTTGACACGGACCACGTAGTTTCCAATGTTGAAGGCCTGGCCCGAAGCGATTGGGGCGGAGACAACGGACTTTTGGCCTACTAGTGTGGACAAGTACTTGAGACGGGCTGGGTCTTTGGATGCCATGTTTATGACCGTTTGGGCCCATGAGTCGGGCTTGGGTGGGTCAAATGGTGAGCATTTGCCGAAGATGGGTATCACGGTTAGGCCCGCTTCGTCAGGCTTGGAGGTGCATGGGTCAATGGCAATGCTACTTGCCACAAACATTGTAAAAAAGAGGATTAAGGTGGCGCACTTGAGGCCCATGATTGTTGGAACCGGTGGTGACTCGGCCGAGTGGTGTTGACTCGGTTGAGACTGTGGGTTGGGTTGGAATTTGGAGGTAGCAGGAAGGAAGAGAAGTGTGCATGCATATATTGCATGGCATTCTGAGTGGACCCTTATATATGCAAGACGTGGTTCTTAATTTACGGAAATATCCCTACGCTGTGATATTTGTAGATTGTAACACAGATAATGAGGtaaaatcattttaattatttttatttttataattataattcacAAATGCAAAacaaataaatctaaaaaaaattacactttttatatttttatatataaataagacacatttttctcttttttttttttacttcatattaattatttttaatatgtatataatattttcagATAAATAAGTatatttatcttttcttatttaaaGGAATCTGTGAAAGGTAGGTAAGAATATATACAAGCTGGTTTCTCTGTGCAAGAGACTGTGATCAATTAAGGTTTTAAAGTGAGGGCAGTAAATAGAGATATACAGTGTGGTGTAGTGCAATGCATGAATAATGCGTAGAATGAAACAAAAGGACGAAGAGCAAAAGGTCGCTAGTTTGATCATTATCATTGGTATATCAGAATGGAAAAGGATAAAATGAACTAGCTAGGGTTGAGGCAATTTTGGAGTTTAATACAGTTTATGGCTGTTTCTTGGAATAAGGCTACACATAAGCTTAACTGTTAGCTGAGTGTGGGGTCTTTAGAACTTTTGGGACCGTTTGTATTGAAATtcgaaaatatttggtaaccaaagaaaaatcagccaaaaaacagctataacttgtcttatttagtatttattaattgttgcgacaattaatgaatattaGATAAAAcaagttctgatttttttttttttttatctacttAACATTACTCTTAAAATTATTGGTGCTACGCTTTATGTTTAATTTGATGGCAAAGTGATTGTGATGTGAATAGGAACCATAGAGATAGAAAAATTTCTCGTGATCCCATTTGTCTTTTCTGGGTATGCTTGCGAGGagtagatattattattaataatttaatattattattattacggtTCTACTACCACATAtaagaatattttgttaaaaaaaatctaattaattttagtttaaatttaacaaaaattattcaTACAACATATTCGTAAATtacacatttttttattattttttttgcatatttttgcgTCATCgtcatttttttattgttgctgttgttatttcttttttcttttcttttctttttcctcttctttttagttattgtaatatttttattttttcttatgttttgtttgttttttttgtttttattcttattaaaaaggtaaaacaagaagaattatgagtagATGAGAAGTTTTGAATTGTAcgtaatttattcaaaaaaatagcATCGAAATTTTTTAACTGTGATACAATTTCTTATTAAGAAGgtgaaataagaaaaattatgagaatgtGAAACAAAATTATGATGACGACGATGACAATAATtatgaagaagagaaagaggaggaggacggATAGTTTTAAATTGTGTAGATTTTATTATAAATAGTACTGAAATTAGACATACGTTTATTGTTAAGAGggtgaaacaaaaaaaattacgaaaacgtgaaacaaaaagaaaaagatgatgataaagaagaggaagagaaatgagagttttaaattgtgtatgattcattataaaaataatactaaaatgtTTTAATTGACAtataaaatttcttaattttgacatcaaaattttttaatcatgacataaaaaaaattttaactaatttttcttatcattcagcTAATTGGGTGGTATTTAACTTATATAAAAGATGTCTAACCACAAACCATTATTTCTATatcatttataataaattattatatttttttgttccaAAATACATTTGAATATATATTTGTTAGTTGAGTAATTTAAAATTTggacaatttacataaataaattgtttgCCCCTCAAATTTACGCAATTGCATTGTTTTAAATATGAagacgcaaatacattgtttcatatatctatagaaaccgctactgccagtagcggtttatcgCAACACGTAATCCGCTATAGCCAGCAGCGGTTTACATGCGAATGGGGGAACACAGAAACCGCTAGAGGCTGTCGCGGTTTCTGTTTGTTGATGTTtggtcataaaccgctactgacagtagcggtttatgtgtaTTGGGACATGTGCGTAGACCGCTAGaggcagcagcggtttacgttgattagaaaaaatttattaaaaaaatttggtctcactgcatgtaataaattttttatttgtatttattattagaagtgagaccaaattacaaataaaaaaatacagtcTTCAAAGTATTGAATTATATAAAtcaagactaatttttttttattctcatctcttttaaaatttataaataataaaataatttatttttagccaaaagtttactaaatcatatatttttctctttaaaaattatttcattctcttttatttatatcaaccatACAAAGGAGATTGGAGAGTTTGAAAAATGGGTTGTGTTCTTTGCTGTTGATTTGTATTTGAGGTTCtagctaaatgatttttttttatttgtgcaactttgttgtcttataccaaaaaataaaaattatttgtattttacaGTTGATTAATTGGATAAataatagtgttagcatcataattttgatgaataaaataaaaaatataaatatgcatgtaataattttttatttgtatttattattaaaatgagattaataaatagcaaatcaaagagtgagtactcacagagtactaaaatatataaactaagactaattttttttatcttcatcccttctaaaactcatgaatgataaaataatttatttttagtaaaaaattcactaaagcatacactttttctttaaaaattacttcattttttatccatataaatcatatgattgcaaaaaatatatactccgtTTTCTTTCTCTCAATCTTTTTGTAACTTAATTTAGCATAAACAAACATTTTTTCTAATCaacgtaaaccgctgctgcctCTAGCGGTTTACGCACATGTCCCAAtacacataaaccgctactgccagtagcggtttatgccCAAACATCAACAAACAGAAACTGCGAGGTTTCTGTGTTCCCCCATTCGCATGTAAACTGCTGCTGGCTATAGCGGTACGTGTTGcgataaaccgctactggcagtagcggtttctatagatatatgaaacaatgtatttgcgtctTCATATTTAAAACAATGCAATTGCGTAAATTTGAAGggcaaataatttatttatgtaaattgccctTAAAATTTTGGATCtttagttatttaaaattttgttgtgtcatttataaaaaaatttggtatCATTTTTATCAGATTTTTTGGGTCATTAAATCTAAAATTATTGTGTCACTCTTgttattattaaactaattatgtgATAttgaattaagaaaaagaaaaagatgacaaAGATGATGAAAATGATCATAACGACGATGATGATAGTGGTGATGGTGATGaagataatgaaaaaagagaagaaggatgatcagaaaaaagaaaaaagaaatgacatcaaacgaaaaaaagaagaagacggtaaaaaaagaaaaaaagaaaagaaaaaagaggtagtagtagaaaacgaagaagaagaatgaaaaaaaatggtagaagaagaggagaagatggtgatgaggattgttacggtgggtaaccagagATTCGTGGGCCGGAtgacgttggttggcccaaacgtgcgAGGGAGGTGACTATCGAGCGAACCTgaaactcggtgttcctccgtccgactcGTGCGTGtggaagaatggggggtggtacctgcaaagacactccaatgcttaagtcagcaagagtgtgagcaagttgagaatgtattggaacttagtgatacctgaggggtgtcagggtatttatagtggtgaaccaacaaccaccgctgaagtagtgccacctttttaggcggataaccgttcccatatcttagggaggttaagatatggctctatgaagtggttagagagtttctaggggcagttactcattcgaatgagtgttatctgccagctaaccctcatatccgacttctttggagtgGGTCGTGCTTAGTACCGACTTCTGGGACGAAGGCTGGTACTGGAGGAGGGCCAACTCTTTGGGTTGGGCTTCTTTGCTTAGATCTTGGGCCctatttattgggccagggtatgaacagtgcccctactcgagcccaatttctttttaagagttgggttcgagtattcaactCGGGGTTTTGGCCGATTTGTaggaggaccgacgtgatggcttaggaaccgacgtgatttttcttGACCTTtcggttctgacagttacgtctaatcaagcgtcgtgtccgttaggggtgtgcgtagagatttaatggccttggtaacggtgcatcttTATTAATGACTGCCCccattttaccattatgcccctaacgttcttataaatactttccctctctttcgttgtttcgtttctgcgatcttTCAAATTTCCTTGCATTCGTTCGTGCTGCATTCTTGCGTTTTCGAAGGCTTTTGCTTCCAACCCTTATATCcggataaaggttagttctttAATATGCTTTTGTAGATAAATTTGATTTGTAGACTTTAGTTTCGCATCctcctccctttagagaccgtgttggTGATTCTTCTTTTCCCCTTGTAGGTTTTGTTGCCcccttttttataaaaagaaatggCTTCTGTAGATGCTCTCTCTCactgggttgatgtcacggtcttAGGGGAGGAGCCCTCAGTCGATTCTGAGTTCATTACCAACCTTCGCACTCAtcacagaatttgtacttctgaggatGACGAACCAAAATATGaattggtagtcccgggtcctgaagaccgggtttgttttggaagagtcgatgaggcggcccctcattttttctttatgtatgaatgcatgatcacccgtttgggtgtttttcttcctttttcaaattttgagataTCTGTTTTGCGTCACTGTCGAGTCGCtcccacccagcttcaccccaactcttggggttttttgaaaatttatcaatttatcagccaggctttagagttcccgacttctttaaagatttttttccatctttttcatatgaccaaacccttcagtgggctaaacaataaacaacagtgggtgtcgttccgagccatacaaggtcggagactttttaccctttttgacgagtcctttcacgacttcaagaactactttttcaaagtgcaagctgtagagggtcaccacccctttttcctggatgatcattcttctccccgatttcctttatattggctggaggcctccccttgcgagaaatatggtctggatgacttaaatgaggtagaagcagccattgtggggttcctccgagaagtgtgggggagggccccatacttggatactaaaaaatttctccaggggtcgccgACCTTTGTCCAGTCACAATTAGGTAGCTTTTTGCGTTTCTTGCTTATTTCCGACTTGCAATTTCTTTTACCGACTTTGTCTGATTTTAGCTACCAATTTGTTTTTTGCAGAGATGGCAAAGAAAAACGCTCAAGAGTCTTACCAGAGGGTTCAGGAAGCCAAGGCAAAGTCTCGGGCCAGGTCTGGAGGTGTTAGGACGGttgtctctcctcctcctccttctcctcggATCGTTGGGACTCCCTCTCAACCTATTGTGATTTCCTCCTCTGCTCCCTCTCTGCCACCCCCTCCCGTCCGACCCACTCCCGAACCAGAGCcaaagaagcgcaagaccttagagtctggcgcttctggtgaggcggacgctcttgcgttcgttcgaaagaacatctatcctcatgcTCGTATGAGTATGGATGACGTTTCTGTTCGGTACTACCTCACTActgtggttgaggagagtctcaagacggcgggggtttgtggcaaactcttggatatatttgagaagactcccatcagctctttagggacgacctcgagggtcgaggagctggagggTAGGCTTCGTGTATATCAGGAGCacgagaaggagttggaggggaaAGTTGCCAAACTGACGGAGGAGAGGGACAGCCTCAGAGAGAAGGGGCAGAAGTTGCAGGCTCAATGCAATATGGAGGTAGGTTTAAGGAAAGCAGCGCAAGCCAGCTACAATAGTTTATTTGctgatcttgtgtctgtaaagaaCGACTTGCTAAATGCTCGGAAGGCCtacaccgagttggaggactctattgcggatggtgctgatgaggcctggaggatttttaaggaacaggtcggagttattgctcctgacttggacctttctcctttggaccctgataagattgttattgatggtgccatcgtggatcctcctgtccccatggtggagtctgagtctgatttaaagactcgggggcagaggatcatagagtcccctcctcactctaaggacgctccgagttcttcTACCGTTCCTCCGACTTCATCTTCAACTCCTGCTCCTGGCGTTCCCCCTGATTCTGCTGGTGGTGATCttctaaaaaagtaatttttggctatcggggcccggcctgtgggcccctctttttaaactctttatatttatttgttggtgttttgaacaattttttggccctttaaggccgtaaacaaaacagtAATGCCCCTTTTTTTTAATAGGGGTTTAATTTAGCGttaaataaatgccctttttggataagggttttgagtTACCTTATGCGCGCATGCTTTTCGTGGTTCCTttgactctttgatcttttctggaGAAAACCTTTTCTTTGGGACTTGCCTGCTTTTCTGAATTTCCTTGATTCTCAAGGCagcctttttcttagtttttccttatctctttttgttattcctagtactcaattttgttttattgagtttttcgtgacttaggctacttttgcgattcattttaattttactcgGTTTCACATTCCGCCTTGTGAGTCGGACTGCtcccgagtttatcatgatcgacttctatagcctctttacaccgacttgtacctcgtcgttttatcctgacgaccatctaggtcggttcatgggatttttacgttttgtcgagcttaaatc is a window from the Arachis hypogaea cultivar Tifrunner chromosome 17, arahy.Tifrunner.gnm2.J5K5, whole genome shotgun sequence genome containing:
- the LOC112766383 gene encoding aspartyl protease AED3; the encoded protein is MGLKCATLILFFTMFVASSIAIDPCTSKPDEAGLTVIPIFGKCSPFDPPKPDSWAQTVINMASKDPARLKYLSTLVGQKSVVSAPIASGQAFNIGNYVVRVKIGTPGQLMFMVLDTSTDEAFVPCSGCVGCSATTFSPKDSTSYGPLDCSVPQCGQVRGLQCPSTGAGACAFNQSYAGSTFSATLVQDSLRLASDVVPGYSFGCVNAISGESIPAQGLLGLGRGPLSLLSQSGGLYSGVFSYCLPSFKSYYFSGSLKLGPVGQPKSIRTTPLLRNPHRPSLYYVNLTGISVGKVLVPVPSEYLAFDPNTGSGTIIDSGTVITRFVEPVYNAVRDEFRKQVGGTFSSLGAFDTCFVKTYENLAPTVTLHFTGLDLKLPLENSLIHSSAGSLACLAMAAAPSNVNSVLNVIANLQQQNLRILFDTINNKVGIARELCN